A stretch of DNA from Micromonospora sp. NBC_01813:
TGGCCACACCGAGCGCGGAGACCTTCCGGGTGTTCCGCTACGAGGACCTCGTCAGCGAGCGGCAGGTGGACGAGATGGATCAGCTGCTGCGGCACTGCGGCATCGCCATCCCCCCGGCCGAGCTGACCGCACTGCTCGACCGGCACGGCTTCTCCCAGATGCGTAAGAAGCGCCGGGAGGCCGGCCCGACCGCCCACTACCGCAAGGGCAAAGCCGGCGACTGGCTCAACCATTTCGACGACGACATCCACGACGCCTTCGTGGCGGCCACCGGCAATCTCGTCGAGCTCTGCGGCTACCCCAGCCGCGAGGAGTCGCTCCGCGCGCTCGACGCGTCGCAGTGATGGTCGCTGCTGACCGTCGCCGGGTCGACGGCGGTCAGTCTGCGGCCGGCACCAGTACGGTCGTGCCTGACCAGCTGATGTGCGCGTTGCGGATGTGGTGCCACGGTTCGCCGTTCTCGTCGAGGCCGGTCAGCTCGGCGAGGTAGTGGCCGAAGCCGTACCCGCCGGCCCGCAGGGTGGCGACCGCCCACGGGTGAAGCTGGTCGGCGACGCGCTCTGGATGGCGCTGGTCGAGCGGGACTTCGATGACGCCGAGCAGGTCGTAGCGCTCGTTGGCGGTGCCGGGGTCGATCACCCGGCACAGCGAGAATCCGTGCCGTTCGGGCTGCTCACCGTCCACCCAGCTGAGTTGTCCGGCCACTGTGTCCTCCATGATCATTGTTTGGATGCTGAGGTGAGGGAAGCATCGCGCTAAAACTCGCTTATATCAACCCCTTGTGTTGTTCATGATCACCTGGTGTGATGTTGTGGTCACCATCCAATCGCGAGGGAGGCCACCGATGGCACGTGCACCGAGGACCCGCAAGGCACCTGCCAACCCCGCCATGTCACCCACCGTGCAGGCCATGGAGCTCGGCATCCGACTGCGCGAACGCCGCGAGGAGCTGGGCATGACCGCCGTCGGCGTCGGCCGCAGCAGCGGCATCACTCAGGCGTACGTCTCCGGAGTGGAGATCGGCAAGGTCAAACTCCCCGCCGACCGCCTCGCCCAGCTCGTCAAGATCTACGAGATCGACGACCAGGAGGCCACCGAGCTGGAGGCGTTGCGGATCGGTGCGATGGCCCGCGCCTGGTGGCACACGTACAAGCAGCTCTTCCCGGCCGAGTTCCTGCGCTTCCTCGGCTACGAAGCCGGCGCCGACCACGTCCGCACCTACCAGAGCGAGCTGATCGACGGCCTGCTGCAGACCGAGGCGTACGCCCGCGCGATCCTCCGTGGCGGCAACACCTACGTCCGGCTCACCGAAACCGAGCAGCGCGTCGAGGTGCGGATGGCCCGCCAGCGCCGGCTCGCCGAGGAGCCACCGCTGCGGATCACCGCGATTGTCGGCGAAGGCGCGATCCGGCAGCAGGTCGGTGGCCCAGCGGTGATGCGCGCCCAGCTCGACCACCTGGCCGATCTGATGACCCGGCACCCGGAGCAGATCCAGATTCGGATCATGCCCTTCTCGGCCGGCGCGTACCCGGCGCTCGGTGCGCCGTTCGTGATCCTGTCGTTCCCGTCGGCCCGGGTGCCGGACCTGGTCTGGCAGGAGGTGCTGACCTCCAGCGACATCATCGACCAGTCGAGCCGGGTCGCCGACTACACGATCACGTTCGGGGAGACGTTGGAGCGGGCGTTAAGCTTCGAGGAGTCCCTCGCCCTGATCCGCCAGGTCGCCCAGGAGATGAGATGACCGAGCACACCCCCACCCGTGGCTGGTTCAAGTCCTCCCGTAGCGCCAGCAACGCCGCCTGCGTCGAGGTCCGCCTCGGCGCCGACACCATCGGCGTACGCGACTCCAAGGACGTCAGCGGCCCGGCGCTCGCCTTCGACTCGGCCGCCTGGACCGGCTTCCTCACCACCCTCAAGGCCGTCGACCCCAGCTGACCGGCGGTGAGCATAGCCGCCGGCGGAGCTGGCCTGGAGATCCCGGCGGAGCTGGCCGCATCCCACGCCACCTACTTCGGCGACGCCGGGCGGGCCTGGATAGCGGCGCTGCCGCAGCAGGTCGTGGCCATCATGGACCGATGGGGGCTACGTCACGACGGGCCGGCGAGCTGCGGAGCGATCGCCCTCGTGCTGCCCGTCCTGCAGACCGACGGGTCGCCGGCGATGCTGAAGCTGCAGCCGATCGACGAGGAAACCGTCGGCGAACCGGCGGCGCTGCGGGCCTGGGGCGGCGACGGCGCTGTCCGACTCCTGCGGCACGACGCCAGCTCCGGCGCGATGCTGCTGGAACGCCTCGACGCCGACCGTACCCTGGCAGTCGTCCCCGACGACCTGGCCGCGCTGCGGATCCTCAGCCAGCTCCTCGCCCGGCTCACCTCGGTGGCCGCACCGCCCGACGTACGCCGCCTCGCCGATGTCGCCGCCGGGATGCTCGACCGGGTGCCGCAGGCGCTGGTACGGCTACCCGCAGCCGACCATCCGCTGATCCGGCGGTGCGCGGCGGCCGTCAAGGAGTTGCTGCCGGAGGCCGGCGACCGACTACTGCACTGGGATCTGCACTACGACAACGTCCTCGCCTCCCGGACCGACCCGCGCGCGCCGGGCGGTCGGGAGTCGTGGCTGGCGATCGACCCCAAACCACTCGCCGGAGATCCCTGCTTCGAGCTGCTTCCCGCGTTGCACAACCGCTGGGCCGACGTGGTGGCCACCGGCGACGTGCCGCGTGCGGTTCGGCGACGATTCGACCTGATGACCGAGGTGCTGGGCGTCGACCGGCAACGGGCGGTCGGTTGGACGCTCGGCCGCGTACTGCAGGACCTGCTCTGGGAGTCCGGGTCCGGTGCCACGGCGTGGCACAGCGCGCCGGACCGGGCGGTCGCCCACGCCCTGCTGCGCCAGGATTGACCTCCGGTCAGCCGATCGTGGCGCTGAGACGTCGCAGCGCGGCGTGAGCCGGTGGACCCCAGGTCGGCTTGCCGCCGGGGCGACCGTGGACCCCGGCGTCGCCGATCAGGATGCCGCCGAGGGCGCGGGCCATCGCCCAGCCACGGGCACGGCGCATGGTGGCGGCATCCAGAATCTGCTGGTACGCCGCGTAAAAGTGGTCGATGCTGCCGTCCGGGAGCAGGATCCAGCCGGCAGCGAGGTCGTACGCCGGGTCGCCCACGCAGAGGTCCCCGAAGTCGATGACACCGCAGATGGTGCCGTCGGCGGTGAGAACGTTGGCCGGATGTAGGTCGGCGTGCAGCCACCGGGCCGGACCCGACCATCCAGGCGCGGTGACCGCGTCTCGCCAGACAGCGTGGACGGCGTCCGGGTCGTCGATCAGCCCGCGCCCGGTGACCTCGGTGAGTCCGTGGGTGAACTGGTCGGTGTGGTCGGCCAGCGGCCCGCCCCGGCCGCTGCCGCTGCCCGTGGGCGCACTGTCGGGAGCGGGCCGGTGCAGCGCGGTCAGGAACGTCGCCAGGGATTCGGCCGCCGCGTGGGCTCGGGTGACCGGGGCGCGGTCGGCGGGGGCACCCGGGACCCAGGTGGTGACGAGCCACGGCCGGGGGAACCGCGCGGACGGCTCACCGAGTCGCTGGGGTACGGGGACCGGCAACGGCAGGCGCGGTGCCAGCGCCGGCAGCCAGGCATACTCCTTGCGCAGCAGCGCGTCCGCCGACCTGGTCGCCCAGGGCAGCCGTACGGCGAGATCGTCGCCGAGGCGCCACATCTGGTTGTCCCAGCCGCGCGCGGCCAGCCGGACCGGTCGGTCGGCGAGGTCGGGGCACTGGTCGCGGAGCAGACCCCGGACCAGCTCCGCGGTGACCTCGACCTCGACGTGGTCCACGGCGAGCAACAGTAGCCGTAGCTTGTCGGTAGAGCCCAGGGAATCGGCGCAGGCCTGGAGGGAGGATTCGTGGAGGTGACGACCTACTTGGTGGTCTGCCGGCGGGTCGGCGACTGGTGGGCGATCAGTGTGCCTGAACTCAACGGCGTACATACGCAGGCCCGGCGACTCGACCAGGTCGCTGCGGCGGCTCGAGAAGCGATCGCGCTGCTGCTTGACGTCAATCAAACCGTGGTGGACGTCGATGTGTTTCCAGAGCCTCCAGGTGTCTGAAACGAAGCTGGTCAGCCGCCCTGAGGCTGTGCCCGCTGGGTGCGGTGAACAGGACTGTTGCGACTGGACGAGGCTCGTCCGCGCCCATAGCCTTTCCAGGCTTGGTCAGCAGGTCGAGTGGAACAGACCGCCCACCGGCTGGGTCGCGGCCAGTTCGTTGTAGTGCTGCACGGCTTGCGTCGTCTCGCCGACGTACGGCGTGATGCCGTGCCGGTCGAGAAGCTCAAGGGTGCGCGGGTCGATCTGAAGCTGAAGCTGCATGCCGCGGGACAGCACGATCGCGGTCGCGCCGTGGCGCAGCAGCTCCTCGACGTCGGCGGGTTGAATCCCAGGGCTGTGCCGGGTCCCGGTCTCGGACCAGTCCCAGGCCCGGCCGCCGCCGGGGTGGAGCATGAAGTCCTTGCCGGTCCCGAGCCCTTCGACCTCCATCCGACCCCACGAGATCGCCAGCACCCTGGGGGATCGCCCTGCGACGTCGGTCAACGCGGTCTCCGTTCGATCGGCTGCGGTCAGATCGTGCCGCTGGATCCACCGTAACCGTCGACCCGCCGAAGGCGTCGGCCCGGACGGGTGCGCCGGTGGCGTGCCGGCGCACCCGGACCGAGGCGGGGGAGAGGCCCGGTCAGAACGGGCTGAGCACCACTCCGGCGGAGCGGGGGTCGCCGTCGTGCACGAGGGACTCGAACGCGCCGACGTCGTCAAAGGCGAACGCGTACGCCTTTCCGTCACGCATGTTGGCGTGGATGATCCGGGCGTACTGGTTGGTGGGGTTGCTGCGGTAGAACTCGGCGGCGTTGGTGCTGGGTTGGGTGTGGATGGTGCCGAGGGTGCCCCGGTTCAGCGCGGCGCACAACGTGCGGGAGATCGGCCCGACCACCTGGTCGTTGGGGGCGGGCAGGTCGCCGTCGCAGCCCCACACGCTCGCCGACGAGGGCCGGTTGAACGAGGCGACGACCTGGCCGGCACTGTTGGTGAAGGTCATCACCCGGCCCGAGGTCCGACCGAAGTAGCGGATGTCGGGGCGGTCGCCGAACGGCACGACGGTCAGCGTCCGGCTGGTGTACGCGTTCCACGCCGAGGTGATGTAGGAGTCCAGGTAGGTGGTGCTGAACAGGCCGGCGCCGGCCGCCTTGCCCGGTGCGAGCACCCGCAGCACGGTGCCGTCGCCCCGGGTCTGCACCGTGTTGGCCCAGCCGGACTGGGCGCGGACCCCGTTGATGATCGCGTTGCGGCCGCCCGTGACGACGTCGCCGGTGCGTTTGGTGACGCCGTTGGCGCCGGTCACGGTGACCGCGTGCGGCACCGCGAACATGTCCACCTGGGAGCTGTTGAGCCAGAGGCCGGCGTCGTTGTAGGTGAACTCGCTCCAGTCGAACAGGATGTCGCGGTTGGGGTCGCCGCCGGCCCAGGGGGCCGGCTGGACCAGGCCGGTCGGGGTGAGGAAGAACTTCAGTTTTTCGCCGAAGGAGAAGTAGACCCGGCCGGAGAAGCCGCGCGGGAAGCGGACCGTCGCGCTGGCGCCGTTGGTCGGTCCGGCGATCGAGGCGTCCGGGGCGGGCGACGGTGGGATCTGCCCGCCGGACCAGGGGATGAAGGTGCCGGCCTGGTTGACGTATCCGAGGCGGCCGGAGGAGAGCTGTACGCCGATCACGTACAGGTGGACGGACCCGGCCCGGCCGGTGCTGTTGGTGACGGTGACCGGCAGCAGCGCCGGGCCGATCGCCTGGGCGGGGGTGGCGGCGACGAGGCCGGCCGGGACGGCGGTGAGCAGGGCGGCTGCGACGGCCAGCAGCTTTCTTCGGACAACCACGAGGGACTCCTCTGGTCGGAGGTCGGACGGCGAGAGAGCGCTCTCCGAGAAGAGTCTTACTGTTAACACTGTTTGTCAATAGATGTGCGGCGATGTGGTGACCTGTGGTGCCGACGTCGATATCCAGTTGCCGGTCGGGTCGGGCGTCACCGACGATGGCTGTCGTGGCGACGGGCGAACGGCCGATGGATGCCGCTCGTCGCCGTGAGCTTGCCCGCCGAGTGCTCGACGGCTACGCCAGCGGGCCCGACGCCCCGGTCCAGGCGACCGCCCGCGCCCTGGCGAAGATCGACCGTGCCGTCGCCCTGGTGCTCGTCGAAGGCGTCAGCGACCAGATCGCGGTGGAGACGGCCGCGGCGGGCCGTGGCCGGGATCTCGACGCGGAACGGGTGGCGGTCGTGCCGATCGGTGGAGCACACGCGACCGGCCGGTTCCTGGCCAGCCTCGGCCCGCTGCACCCGCAGGTGCGGCTCGCCGGGCTGTGCGACCTGCCGGAGGTGGACATCGTCCGGCGGGGGCTGGCCGCCGCCGGGTTCGGCGTACCCCTGACCCAGGCAGACCTCGCCAAGCTCGGGTTCTTCGTCTGCGTCGACGACCTGGAGGACGAACTGATCCGTGCCCTGGGCGTCGAGACGGTCGAGGCCGTCCTGGACTCCCAGGGCGACCTCGGGTCCTTCCGTACGTTGCAGGGCCAGCCCGCCTGGCGCGACCGGCGACCCGAAGCGCAGCTGCGGCGGTTCATGGGCAGCGGCTCGCGTCGCAAGTCACGCTACGCCCGGCTGCTCGTCGAGGCGGCCGTTGCCCGGGATGCCCTGCCCCGGCCCCTCGACCGGTTGCTCGCCTACGTGGGCGCGCACTGAACCGTCATGGTGGCCGCCGAGGCGACACCGCGAGCATCCTCAGCCAGTCGGGTGAGCGTTCACCGAACCCTGCTAGTTTCTGCCCGTGAGTGAGGCAGACGGATCACCCACCGTCCCACGTGTCGTCCGAAACGACTGGTCTTCGGTGTCCGCGCCCGAGCTGGCGGGCTGGCGGCCCACGCTGACGGTGAGCGTCGTCATTCCGGCCTTCAACTGTCAGCCGACCCTCGACCTGACGCTGGCGTCGTTGAGCCGGCAGACGTACCCGGCCGATCTGCTCGAGGTCGTCGTGGTCGACGACGGCTCCGACCCGCCGTTGACCCTGCCCCCGGTCCGGCCGGCGCGGACGAGAATCGTCCGGGTCGGTGCCGACGGCGTGGCCGGCTGGGGGCGGGCCGCCGCGCTGCGCTGCGGGGTCGCACACAGTTCCGGCGAGATCCTGCACTGGCTGGACGCCGACATGATCGTCTACCCCGAGCACGTGGCGGCTCAGGTCCGCTGGCAGCACGTGCTGCCGTACGCGGTCACCCTCGGCTACAAGCGCTTCGTCGAGCCGGACGGCGACGGGCGGTGGCCGTCGGCGGAGACGGTCGCCGAGACCCTGGACCGGGGCGCGGCGGCGGACCTGTTCGGTGACCGGGCCAGCGAGCCGCACAGCTACGTCGAGCGGTACATCAACCAGACCGACCAGCTCCGCCTCGCCGACCACCACGTCTTCAAGATCCACGTCGGGGCGACCGCCGCGCTGCGCCGCCAGCTGTACGAGCAGGCCGGCGGCTTCGACGCGGACCTGCGCCTCGGCGAGGACACCGAGTTCGGCTACCGCCTCGCCCAGGCGGGTGCCGTTTTCGTGCCGGAGCCGGCCGCGCGCAGTTGGCATCTCGGGCGTACCCATGTCATGCGGGCCCGCCAGGACGTCGCCCGCTGGAACCGCCCCTTCTTCGCCGACCGGGTCCCGTACCCCCGCACCTGGCGCAAGGTCGGCGGGACGTCCTGGTCCGTCCCGCTGGCCGAGGTGGTCACGGTGGTCGGTGACGAGCCGCTGGAACGGGTACGGGCGGCCGTCGACTCGGTGCTACGCGGCAGCGAGCACGACATCCGGATCACTCTCGTTGGCCCGTGGGACCGCCTCGACGACGCGCGGGTGCGGGTGCTCACCGACCCGCTGCGCGACCTGCGGCTGATCGCCGCGACCTACCGGGGCGAACCACGGGTCCGGCTGGCCACCGAACGGCCCACCAGCGTCTTTCCCACGCCGTACCTGCTGGATCTGCCGGCCGCCTACGGCCTGGCGCCGGACGCGCTGCGGCACCTGATCGACGTCGCCGACCGCCACCAGGTCGGCGTGGTCCGGGTCGATCCGCGAGGCGTGGTCCGGGCAGACCCGGACGGCACCGCCGACGCCGCCGGGGAGACCGGCGTCCAGCTGTGGCGGACCGCCGCGCTCGGCCGGGCCCGGTGGGTGCGCTGCGCCGACGAGCCGCTGTTCGACGCGGTGACCTCGGTGTACGGGCACCGCGACGTGACCGCCGACGCGGTCGGCGTGGCCGACCTGACCCGGTTCGACGTGGCCGACCTGGCGGGCGGCATGCCCCGGCTGACCGGGCGGGGCCGGGCACCCGCCCTGGTGCCGACGACGGTGGAGGTGGCGGGCGTGCGGTCGCTGGCCAAGGCCACGGTGGTGGTCGCGTGGATGGCGGGTCGGCGGGTACGGGCGACGCTGCGCGTGCCGCACCGGCCAGCGCGCGGCGCCACCACGATCGACTAAGAGGCGACCGACCGATCGGCCGGGCGCGACGGCTGCGCGTGCTGCGGCCGGTCACGGCGCTTGAGCACCATGTCCCGCACGGTGCGACGCAGGTCCGGCGGGATCAGCCAGATCTGCGCGAACGTGACGTAGTCCAGCATGCCCGGCCGGCCATGCCGCCGCGCCTCGCGCAGCAGCGTCCCGAAGACCTTGCCGCTGCGGGTCGGTGCCGCCATCGAGCTGATCACGCTCATCATGAGCGCCGCGTACGCGCGGGGGGTCATCAGCGGGCGGCTGCGCCGGAGCCACTCGAACTGCGCCTGCCACGGCGAATGCAGGCTGATCCGGGGCCGGTTCTCGTCCTGGTGCCAGATGACCAGCGGCTCGTCGGCGAAGACGAGTGCGACATCGTCGTGGCTCAGCGCCCGCAGGGACCAGTCGAGCTCCTGCATCCGGGGCACCGTCGGATCGAACGGCACCCGGCGGAACAGTTCGGTCGGAGCCATGATCGTCGACGTCTGGATGAAGCCGTCGCCATGGAACAGCCCTCGGCGGACGGTGAAGTACTCGCTGAGCGGCTCGTCCGGTCCGGGTAGCCGGCGGGGAATGACGAACTCGGCCCGCGGGGTCCGGTTGATCAACCGGCTCGCGACGATCGGCAGCGGCGCGGACGCCGCGCGAGCGACGTCGAGTTGCGCGGCGAGCTTGTGGGGCAGCCACTCGTCGTCGTCGTCGAGCAACGCCACCCAGGGCGCGCGCGCATGCCCTACCCCGACGTTGCGGGCCGCTGGTGCGCCGCCACGCTCGGGCAGTTCGATCACCCGCAGCCGGGAGTCGGCGATCGCGTCGAGCGCGGCCCGGGTCGCCTCGTCGGGCCCGTCGATCACCACGATCACGTCGATGTCCTCGACGGTCTGCGCGAGAGCACTGCGGACGGCGCGGGTGACGAGATCCGGACGGCTGTGCGTGGGGATGACCACGCTGACGGCTGAGGTGCTGAGCATGCGTCGACCTGCCATGGGTGCGGTTGAGCAGCTACGGGCGATGGCGCGGGCTGTCCTGTCGAACGGAACCTGGCCCGGGTGATTCACGGGCGATGTTCGCTGTCGCGTACGACCATTGGGTGAAGCCCAGACAGGCAGCAGGCGTACAGACCGGGAAAAATGCCCGGTCCGTACGCCTGAGTGTGGTTCTCTCCGCTGCGAAGCCCGTCGGTGAGCTGCTGGCCGCCAACTGCCGGTGAGGTGCTAGCCGGCAGCCGCCGGTGCCACCGCGATCTCGGCGGCCGCGGCCTGGTCGAGCAGCCACCAGGTGCGCCGCACGCCGCGTACGCCCGATGCCGGCACCGCGACCGGGTCGGTGCCGCCGTACGCGCGGCCGACCGCCGCCGCCTTGTCCGCGCCGGCCGCGACCAGCCACACCTCGTCGGCGGTGTTGATCGTCGGCAGGGTCAGGGTGATCCGGGTCGGTGGCGGTTTCGGGCTGTCGCGCACCGCCGCCACCGGCCGGGTCTCGCCGGTGACCGGATGCCCCGGGAACACCGAGGCGACGTGCCCGTCCTCGCCGACGCCGAGCATCAGCACGTCGAAGCGGGGCAGTGGGGCCGTACCCGGGCCGGCGGCGACCCGGTCGAGGACGGCGGCGTACCGGGCGGCGGCGGCCTCCGGGTCGTCGCCGTCCGGTCCGTCGGTGGCGGGCATCGCGTGCACCCGCTGCGGATCGAGTGGCAGCGCGTCCAGCAGTGCCGCGCGGGCCTGGGTCTCGTTGCGGTCCGGGTCACCGGCCGGCAGGAACCGTTCGTCACCCCACCAGATGTCGACCCGCGACCAGTCGATCGCGGCGCTGGCCGGCAACTCTCCGACCGCGCGCAGCACCGCCGCCGCGACCCGGCCGCCGGTCAGCACCACCGATGCTTCGCCCCGGTCGGCCTGGGCGTCGATCAGCCGTACGACGAGCCGGGACGCCACCGCGCTGGCCAGCACGGTGGCGTCCGGATGCACCACGAGACCGGAGCCGCTCACGAACCGCTCCGGGCCGGCTCGGCGTCCGGTGCGGTCGTACCGGGGATCGCCGGGTCCTTCCAGATGTGCACCCGCTTGGCCGGCCGGGCCGACAACTCCGGCAGCCCGGCGAGGGTGCCGAGCGCGTCGGAGTAGACCTGGTCGGCGTCGAGCCGGCGCAACTCCTCGGCGAGTTCCTCGCCGAGCGGCCGGCGGACCAGCGGCATCTGCCGTTCCGGCTGCCCGGTCCGGGTGAACAGCGCGGTGCTGTCCTCCCGGACGATGCTGAGCCCGTCGCCGTTGGCGCAGCGCAGCTCCACCGAGCGCATCCGTGGCGACGCCGTGGTCTCCTCCCAGCGTGGCGTGATGCCGAGCCGGGCGGCCAGCCAGCTGATCATCAGCGCGGCGGTCGGGTCGGCCCGGGGCGCGGTCACCGTGGCGCCGGTGATCTGCGCATCGGTGGTGTCGAACGCCCCGGCCACCAGGGTGCGCCACGGGGTGATCCGGGTCCAGGCCAGGTCGGTGTCGCCGGAGGCGTAGTCGACGGCCCGTTGCAGCAGCGCCTGCACCGGGTTCGGGGCCTGCGCCGAGTCGGTGATCCGCCGGTCGGCGACCACCCCGAGGTAGTCGTTGGCGATCTGCTCCGGCGGCTCGCCGTGCCACCAGGTGACCACCGGCACGTCCGGCACCAGCAGCGGCATCACCACCGACTCGGCGTGCAGCGCGAGCCGGCCGGAGGTCCGCATCACCACGGCCTCGCAGGGGCCGAGCCGGCCGCCGACGACCACTTCGGCGTCGAGCCGGCTACGTTTGCGGTCGATGTCGGCGCGGACCACGACGAGCAGCCGGCACGGGTGGGCGGCGGCGGCGATGGTGGCTGCCGCCTCCGCCTCGCGTACCCGCTTCTCGTCGACCACGACGATCAGCGTCAGCGCCATCCCGCTGGCCACCCCGCCGGCGCTGCGCCGCTCGGCGGCCAACGCCTTGACCACCTCGTTGCCGGTGGTGTCCCACAGGCTGATCATGCTCTCCTCCAGGATCGGCCCTCGCGGGCCAGCATCTCGTCGGCGGCCCGGGGCCCCCACTCGCCGGCCCGGTACTGCTCCGGCTTGGTGCCCTGCCAGGCCTGTTCGAGGGGGTCGATGACCCGCCAGCTCTGCTCCACCTCGTTGGCGTCCGGGAAGAGCGTGCGGTCGCCGATCAGCACGTCGAGCACCAACCGCTCGTACGCCTCCGGGCTTGCCTCGGTGAACGCCTCGCCGTACTGGAAGTCCATCGCGATGTCGCGGACCTCCATCGTGGTGCCCGGCACCTTGGCGCCGAACTTGAGCACCACGCCTTCGTCCGGCTGGACCCGGATGACCAGCTGGTTGCTGCTGAGCATCTCCACGTCGGTGCGGTTGAACGGCAGATGTGGTGCCGTCTTGAACATCACCGCGACCTCGGTCACCCGGCGGGGCAACCGCTTTCCCGCGCGCAAATAAAACGGCACCCCCGCCCACCTGCGGTTCTGGATCCCCAGCCGGATCGCCACGTACGTCTCGGTGGTCGAGTCGGCCGGCACGTTCGGCTCCTCCAGGTAGCCGCCGGCCCGCTGGCCGGCCACCCAGCCGCGTAGGTACTGCCCCCGGACAGTGCCGGCGGCCACGTCGGCGGGCAGACTGATCGCCCGCAGCACCTTCAGTTTCTCCGCCCGGATCTCCTCGGCGTCGAAACTGGTCGGCTCCTCCATGGTGACCAGGGCGAGCAGCTGCAGCAGGTGGTTCTGCACCACGTCCCGGGCGGCACCGGTGGCGTCGTAGAACCCGGCCCGGCTGCCGATCCCGACGTCCTCGGCCATGGTGATCTGCACCGAGTCGACGTACTTGGAGTTCCACAACGGCTCGAACAGGTTGTTGGCGAACCGCAACGCCATGATGTTCTGGACGGTCTCCTTGCCCAGATAGTGGTCGATGCGGAACACGTCGTCGCGGGTGAAGACGTCATCGACCAGGTCGTTGAGCGCCTTCGCCGACGGCAGGTCGTAGCCGAACGGCTTCTCCACCACCACCCGGCGCCAACCCCCGCACCGCTCGTTGTCGGCCATGCCGGTGCGCGCCAACTGCTTGAGCACCTGCGGGAACGCCGACGGCGGGATGGAGAAGTAGAACGCCGCGTTGCCGTGGATGCCGTGCGACTCGCGCAGCCCGTCCAGGCAGGCCGACAACTTGTCGAACGCCGCGTCGTCGTCGAACGAGCCGCCGACGAACTTGATGTTGCCAGCCAGCCGGGCCCAGACCTCCTCGCGCCACGGGGTACGCGCGTACTCCTTGGCGGAGTCGTGCGCCAGCGACTCGAAGTCGCCGTCGGTCCAGTCCCGCCGGGCGAAGCCGAGCACCACGAAACCGGGTGGCAGCAGCCCCCGGTTGGCCAGGTCGTAGATGCCGGGTAGCAGTTTCTTTCGGGCCAGATCACCGGTGACACCGAAAATCACCAGAGCACAGGGCTCCGGGATGCGCGGCAGCCGCCGGTCCTGCGGGTCGCGCAGGGGGTTCACGTCGCCTCCTCAGTCCGTTTCTCTCCGGACCAATTGTCAGCTGGGCAGGTTTCGGATCGTGTCCAGGAGTTGGGCGACACCGGCGGTCCGATCGGTCAGGTGCAGCCGCAGCAGCGGCCGACCCCGCCCGGCGAGGGCCTCGCGGTCACCGGCGGCCTGCGCCGCCTGCAGCTCACCGAAGCTGTACGGACGTCCCGGCACCGGCAGATCCTCGGCGACGGCACCGGTGATCTGCAGGAAGGCGCCGACCTGCGGGCCGCCCTTGTGGTACTGGCCGGTGGAGTGCAGGAACCTTGGTCCCCAACCGAAGGTCACCGGCCGTCCGGCGGCCGCCGCCAGCAACGGGCGTACCCCGGCCGCGTCGGCGTCACCGAACCGGTCCAGGTAGGCCATCACCGCCAGGTAGCCGTCGGTGCCGACCCCGTCGATCAACCAGCGCAACGCGCCGGGCAGCTCGCCCGGCAGATCAGCCGGTCCGTACACCTC
This window harbors:
- a CDS encoding helix-turn-helix domain-containing protein; the encoded protein is MARAPRTRKAPANPAMSPTVQAMELGIRLRERREELGMTAVGVGRSSGITQAYVSGVEIGKVKLPADRLAQLVKIYEIDDQEATELEALRIGAMARAWWHTYKQLFPAEFLRFLGYEAGADHVRTYQSELIDGLLQTEAYARAILRGGNTYVRLTETEQRVEVRMARQRRLAEEPPLRITAIVGEGAIRQQVGGPAVMRAQLDHLADLMTRHPEQIQIRIMPFSAGAYPALGAPFVILSFPSARVPDLVWQEVLTSSDIIDQSSRVADYTITFGETLERALSFEESLALIRQVAQEMR
- a CDS encoding DUF397 domain-containing protein, which encodes MTEHTPTRGWFKSSRSASNAACVEVRLGADTIGVRDSKDVSGPALAFDSAAWTGFLTTLKAVDPS
- a CDS encoding aminoglycoside phosphotransferase family protein — encoded protein: MEIPAELAASHATYFGDAGRAWIAALPQQVVAIMDRWGLRHDGPASCGAIALVLPVLQTDGSPAMLKLQPIDEETVGEPAALRAWGGDGAVRLLRHDASSGAMLLERLDADRTLAVVPDDLAALRILSQLLARLTSVAAPPDVRRLADVAAGMLDRVPQALVRLPAADHPLIRRCAAAVKELLPEAGDRLLHWDLHYDNVLASRTDPRAPGGRESWLAIDPKPLAGDPCFELLPALHNRWADVVATGDVPRAVRRRFDLMTEVLGVDRQRAVGWTLGRVLQDLLWESGSGATAWHSAPDRAVAHALLRQD
- a CDS encoding aminoglycoside phosphotransferase family protein, whose amino-acid sequence is MDHVEVEVTAELVRGLLRDQCPDLADRPVRLAARGWDNQMWRLGDDLAVRLPWATRSADALLRKEYAWLPALAPRLPLPVPVPQRLGEPSARFPRPWLVTTWVPGAPADRAPVTRAHAAAESLATFLTALHRPAPDSAPTGSGSGRGGPLADHTDQFTHGLTEVTGRGLIDDPDAVHAVWRDAVTAPGWSGPARWLHADLHPANVLTADGTICGVIDFGDLCVGDPAYDLAAGWILLPDGSIDHFYAAYQQILDAATMRRARGWAMARALGGILIGDAGVHGRPGGKPTWGPPAHAALRRLSATIG
- a CDS encoding Mth938-like domain-containing protein; translation: MTDVAGRSPRVLAISWGRMEVEGLGTGKDFMLHPGGGRAWDWSETGTRHSPGIQPADVEELLRHGATAIVLSRGMQLQLQIDPRTLELLDRHGITPYVGETTQAVQHYNELAATQPVGGLFHSTC
- a CDS encoding beta-1,3-glucanase family protein, translated to MVVRRKLLAVAAALLTAVPAGLVAATPAQAIGPALLPVTVTNSTGRAGSVHLYVIGVQLSSGRLGYVNQAGTFIPWSGGQIPPSPAPDASIAGPTNGASATVRFPRGFSGRVYFSFGEKLKFFLTPTGLVQPAPWAGGDPNRDILFDWSEFTYNDAGLWLNSSQVDMFAVPHAVTVTGANGVTKRTGDVVTGGRNAIINGVRAQSGWANTVQTRGDGTVLRVLAPGKAAGAGLFSTTYLDSYITSAWNAYTSRTLTVVPFGDRPDIRYFGRTSGRVMTFTNSAGQVVASFNRPSSASVWGCDGDLPAPNDQVVGPISRTLCAALNRGTLGTIHTQPSTNAAEFYRSNPTNQYARIIHANMRDGKAYAFAFDDVGAFESLVHDGDPRSAGVVLSPF
- a CDS encoding TOPRIM nucleotidyl transferase/hydrolase domain-containing protein gives rise to the protein MATGERPMDAARRRELARRVLDGYASGPDAPVQATARALAKIDRAVALVLVEGVSDQIAVETAAAGRGRDLDAERVAVVPIGGAHATGRFLASLGPLHPQVRLAGLCDLPEVDIVRRGLAAAGFGVPLTQADLAKLGFFVCVDDLEDELIRALGVETVEAVLDSQGDLGSFRTLQGQPAWRDRRPEAQLRRFMGSGSRRKSRYARLLVEAAVARDALPRPLDRLLAYVGAH